A stretch of Vibrio sp. B1FLJ16 DNA encodes these proteins:
- a CDS encoding molybdopterin guanine dinucleotide-containing S/N-oxide reductase, translating to MTNMTRRGFLKGTGMAAGAMAFTSFAPLSAASSNERGKGILTAGRMGPMLCEVQDGKLVSTTNALPQTVPNSLQSTGPDQVHTKARVKYPMVRKGYLANPSAPEGVRGSDEFERVSWDEVYKLIHQQHMRIRKTYGPASVFAGSYGWRSSGVLHKAQTLLQRYMSMAGGYSGHLGDYSTGAAQIIMPHVVGSIEVYEQQTTYPVILEHSDVVVLWGLNPINTLKIAWSSTDCAGLEFFHQLKKSGKTIIAIDPIRSETIEFFGDNAEWVAPHPMTDVAMMMGIAHTLVKQGKHDKAFLDKYTTGYDVFEAYLFGEEDGIEKSAEWASGICGVPAKQLELLADIFSKNRTMLMSGWGMQRQQYGEQRHWMLVTLASMLGQIGLPGGGFGLSYHYSNGGNPARDAGVLPAISASLGGGSSAGNDWAVSGAVQSFPVARIVEALENPGQTYHHNGHELTFPEIKMIWWAGGANFTHHQDTNRLIRAWQKPELIVISEPYWTAAAKHADIVLPITTSFERNDMTMTGDYSNQHLVPMKQVVDPQGEARNDFDVFADLAEMIAPGGRDVYTEEKTEMEWLYGFYKVAQQGGRGSRVAMPNFSKFWEDNQLIEMKWNEKNAQFVRYADFREDPVLNPLGTPSGKIEIFSKTIEGYQLEDCLPHPAWFEPTEYTGNAQSGELQLMTAHAAHRLHSQFNYAKIRDEYAIANREPIWIHPEDAKSRGINTGDLVRAFNNRGQVLVGAEVTDRIKQGSVCIHEGGWPDLDTNTGICKNGGCNVLTLDIPTSRLANGCAANSALVRIEKYTGPELELTAFEPPKNG from the coding sequence ATGACTAATATGACCCGCCGCGGATTTCTGAAAGGCACTGGTATGGCGGCTGGTGCGATGGCATTCACTTCGTTCGCGCCCTTGTCGGCTGCGTCTTCTAATGAACGCGGGAAAGGTATTCTCACCGCAGGTCGCATGGGCCCGATGCTGTGTGAAGTACAAGATGGCAAGCTGGTTTCTACAACAAATGCTCTGCCTCAGACTGTACCTAACAGCCTGCAAAGCACAGGGCCTGACCAGGTGCATACTAAGGCTCGTGTAAAATACCCAATGGTGCGAAAAGGTTACCTGGCTAACCCATCTGCACCTGAGGGTGTGCGTGGTAGTGATGAGTTTGAGCGAGTTTCCTGGGATGAGGTTTATAAGCTGATTCATCAGCAGCATATGCGAATTCGCAAAACTTACGGACCGGCCTCTGTCTTCGCTGGGTCTTATGGTTGGCGTTCTAGTGGTGTACTACACAAAGCACAAACGTTGCTACAAAGGTACATGAGCATGGCTGGTGGCTACTCAGGTCACTTGGGTGATTACTCAACAGGTGCAGCTCAGATCATCATGCCGCACGTTGTCGGCTCTATAGAAGTGTACGAGCAACAAACCACTTACCCTGTCATTCTTGAACACAGTGATGTGGTGGTGCTTTGGGGCCTAAACCCGATTAACACCTTAAAAATTGCCTGGAGCTCAACCGACTGTGCTGGTTTAGAGTTCTTTCACCAATTGAAAAAGTCAGGTAAAACCATTATTGCGATTGACCCTATACGCTCTGAAACCATTGAGTTCTTTGGTGATAATGCAGAGTGGGTTGCACCACACCCGATGACAGATGTGGCAATGATGATGGGTATCGCACACACCTTGGTTAAACAAGGTAAGCACGACAAAGCCTTCCTCGATAAATACACCACGGGTTATGACGTGTTCGAAGCTTATTTGTTTGGTGAGGAAGATGGTATTGAGAAGTCTGCTGAATGGGCTTCTGGCATTTGTGGCGTCCCTGCGAAGCAGCTGGAGCTGTTGGCTGATATCTTCAGTAAAAACCGCACCATGCTTATGTCTGGTTGGGGCATGCAGCGTCAGCAATACGGCGAGCAACGTCACTGGATGCTGGTTACCCTTGCATCTATGCTGGGGCAGATTGGCTTGCCGGGCGGTGGCTTTGGATTATCTTACCACTACTCAAATGGCGGTAACCCTGCGCGTGATGCGGGTGTACTTCCTGCAATCTCGGCTTCATTAGGCGGAGGTTCTTCGGCTGGTAACGACTGGGCAGTATCCGGTGCGGTACAAAGCTTCCCTGTTGCTCGAATTGTCGAGGCACTGGAAAATCCAGGTCAGACTTATCATCATAATGGTCATGAACTCACATTTCCTGAGATTAAAATGATCTGGTGGGCTGGCGGTGCTAACTTTACTCACCATCAGGACACTAACCGTCTGATCAGAGCGTGGCAAAAGCCGGAACTGATCGTAATCTCAGAACCTTATTGGACTGCTGCTGCGAAGCACGCAGATATCGTATTGCCAATTACTACGTCTTTTGAACGTAATGATATGACGATGACAGGTGACTACAGTAACCAGCACCTTGTGCCGATGAAGCAGGTGGTTGATCCACAGGGTGAAGCGCGTAACGACTTCGATGTTTTCGCAGATTTAGCTGAGATGATTGCTCCGGGTGGGCGTGACGTTTACACCGAAGAGAAAACCGAAATGGAATGGCTGTATGGGTTCTACAAAGTGGCGCAACAAGGCGGTCGTGGCTCTCGTGTAGCAATGCCAAACTTCAGTAAGTTCTGGGAAGACAACCAGCTGATCGAGATGAAGTGGAACGAGAAGAACGCACAGTTTGTTCGTTATGCTGATTTCCGGGAAGATCCGGTATTGAACCCGCTGGGTACGCCGAGCGGTAAGATTGAAATCTTCTCGAAAACGATCGAAGGCTATCAGCTGGAAGATTGTCTGCCGCACCCGGCTTGGTTCGAACCAACAGAATATACCGGTAATGCGCAAAGCGGTGAACTGCAGTTAATGACCGCGCACGCTGCGCACCGTTTGCACAGTCAGTTTAACTACGCGAAGATCCGTGACGAGTATGCGATTGCAAACCGTGAACCAATTTGGATTCACCCTGAAGACGCTAAATCCCGTGGCATTAATACCGGTGATCTGGTGCGGGCGTTTAACAACCGTGGTCAGGTGCTGGTAGGGGCAGAAGTAACTGACCGAATCAAACAAGGATCTGTGTGTATTCACGAGGGGGGCTGGCCCGACTTAGATACGAATACCGGTATCTGTAAAAACGGCGGCTGTAACGTCTTGACGCTGGATATTCCGACATCGAGACTAGCCAACGGCTGCGCGGCGAACTCAGCACTGGTACGTATTGAAAAATACACGGGACCAGAGTTAGAACTCACAGCGTTTGAGCCACCGAAAAACGGTTAG
- the thiE gene encoding thiamine phosphate synthase produces the protein MNAYRLYLVTDDQQDLATLKHVVRRAVEGGVTMVQVREKHGDVRAFIERAQAVKEILQGTNVPLIINDRVDVALAVDADGVHLGQSDMPANIARKLIGSHKILGLSIENEQQLAEVDALPIDYIGLSAIYATPTKTNTKKHWGIEGLKLALRSTSLPIVAIGGINESNIPELSATGVHGLALVSAICHADDPKRACEYLLGLMQ, from the coding sequence ATGAACGCCTATCGCCTTTATCTGGTCACCGATGACCAACAAGATCTCGCTACGTTGAAGCATGTGGTTCGCAGAGCAGTCGAAGGTGGCGTAACCATGGTACAAGTGCGCGAAAAACATGGTGACGTACGTGCTTTCATCGAGCGAGCGCAAGCAGTAAAAGAGATCCTCCAGGGCACCAATGTCCCGTTAATCATCAACGACCGGGTTGACGTTGCGCTCGCTGTCGATGCTGATGGTGTCCATCTCGGTCAATCTGACATGCCTGCAAATATTGCCCGCAAACTGATTGGCTCGCACAAAATCCTCGGCTTATCTATCGAAAATGAACAGCAGCTTGCAGAAGTTGATGCCCTACCTATAGATTACATAGGATTAAGTGCCATCTATGCGACACCGACAAAAACCAATACTAAAAAACACTGGGGGATTGAAGGATTGAAGCTGGCACTCAGATCCACTTCTCTTCCCATTGTCGCGATTGGTGGCATCAACGAAAGTAATATTCCAGAACTCAGCGCGACTGGCGTACACGGCTTAGCTCTGGTATCGGCAATCTGTCATGCGGACGACCCAAAGAGAGCATGTGAGTACTTGCTTGGATTAATGCAGTGA
- the thiM gene encoding hydroxyethylthiazole kinase gives MLIEQITQALNSVRQQKPLVVSITNYVVMNNTANALLATGASPIMAHSQQEMTEMMSFAGALVINIGTLDSVWIPRMLFAVEQANANSKIVVLDPVGCGASALRTESSRQIARLADKLIIRGNASEIIALAGEQAQSKGVDALDSSDAALGAAQFLVAEYGANVVISGETDYIVTKSQTVTLNNGHEMMPYVTGMGCTLTALTGAFAAVGDQTGLAAAAVLGVAGEIAAEQARGPGSLQLALLDELYQLDSQTLATRLKLQAIED, from the coding sequence ATGTTAATTGAACAAATCACTCAAGCGTTAAACTCAGTACGCCAACAAAAGCCATTAGTGGTTAGCATCACTAACTACGTAGTAATGAACAACACCGCCAATGCACTGCTGGCAACTGGAGCCTCGCCGATCATGGCTCACTCCCAACAAGAGATGACAGAGATGATGTCATTTGCTGGAGCACTGGTTATCAACATTGGCACACTAGACAGTGTCTGGATACCACGAATGCTCTTTGCTGTTGAGCAAGCCAATGCCAATAGTAAAATCGTCGTCCTCGACCCTGTCGGCTGCGGAGCAAGCGCGCTACGCACTGAATCATCCCGCCAGATTGCACGCCTGGCTGACAAACTCATCATTCGTGGTAATGCGTCGGAAATCATTGCGCTGGCCGGAGAGCAAGCTCAGAGCAAAGGTGTTGATGCTCTGGACAGCAGTGATGCCGCGTTAGGTGCCGCTCAGTTCCTCGTTGCAGAGTACGGTGCAAACGTTGTTATTTCTGGCGAGACGGATTATATAGTGACGAAATCCCAAACCGTAACACTCAACAATGGCCACGAGATGATGCCATACGTAACAGGAATGGGCTGTACGCTGACTGCACTAACTGGTGCGTTTGCAGCCGTTGGTGACCAGACGGGTTTAGCCGCCGCGGCTGTACTTGGCGTAGCGGGTGAAATCGCCGCCGAGCAAGCGCGCGGGCCAGGCAGCTTACAGTTAGCATTACTTGATGAACTGTATCAGCTTGATAGCCAAACTTTGGCGACACGACTGAAACTGCAAGCCATCGAAGACTAA